Proteins encoded in a region of the Mixophyes fleayi isolate aMixFle1 chromosome 5, aMixFle1.hap1, whole genome shotgun sequence genome:
- the FZD1 gene encoding frizzled-1, giving the protein MAQRGFSKLCSLVALLCACLAVEAQYNGEKGISIPDHGYCQPISIPLCTDIAYNQTIMPNLLGHTNQEDAGLEVHQFYPLVKVQCSPELKFFLCSMYAPVCTVLEQALPPCRSLCERARQGCEALMNKFGFQWPESLRCEKFPVNGAGELCVGQNTSDKGTPTPALPELWTSNPNIRAPYKFSCPRALKVPAYVNYHFLGEKDCGPPCEAGRVHGLMYFAPEELRFSRIWIGIWSVLCCASTLFTVLTYLVDMKRFSYPERPIIFLSGCYTMVAIAYIAGFLLEDKVVCNESFSEDGYKTVAQGTKKEGCTFLFMMLYFFSMASSIWWVILSLTWFLAAGMKWGHEAIEANSQYFHLAAWAVPAIKTITILAVGQVDGDILSGVCFVGINNVDALRGFVLAPLFVYLFIGTSFLLAGFVSLFRIRTIMKHDGTKTEKLEKLMVRIGIFSVLYTVPATIVIACYFYEQAFREQWEKSWVSQSCKTYAIPCPSTHHPPMTPDFTVFMIKYLMTLIVGITSGFWIWSGKTLNSWRKFYTRLTNSKQGETTV; this is encoded by the coding sequence atggcacagcggGGCTTCTCTAAACTTTGCAGCCTGGTGGCGCTGCTCTGTGCCTGCCTGGCGGTGGAGGCGCAGTACAATGGGGAGAAGGGCATCTCTATCCCGGACCACGGCTACTGCCAGCCCATCTCCATCCCGCTGTGCACGGATATCGCTTACAACCAGACCATCATGCCCAATCTGCTGGGTCACACGAACCAGGAGGACGCCGGGCTAGAGGTGCACCAGTTCTACCCGCTGGTGAAGGTGCAGTGCTCCCCGGAGCTGAAGTTCTTCTTGTGCTCCATGTACGCGCCTGTGTGCACTGTGCTGGAACAAGCTTTGCCCCCATGTAGGTCTCTGTGCGAGCGGGCCAGGCAGGGCTGCGAGGCGCTGATGAACAAGTTCGGCTTCCAGTGGCCGGAGAGTCTGCGCTGCGAGAAGTTCCCGGTGAACGGGGCTGGTGAGCTGTGCGTGGGGCAGAACACCTCCGACAAGGGCACCCCGACCCCGGCTCTGCCCGAGCTCTGGACCAGCAACCCCAACATCAGGGCTCCTTACAAGTTCAGCTGCCCCCGGGCGCTCAAGGTGCCAGCCTATGTCAACTACCACTTCCTGGGGGAGAAGGACTGCGGGCCCCCCTGCGAGGCTGGCAGGGTCCACGGGCTGATGTACTTCGCCCCAGAGGAGCTGCGCTTCTCCCGCATATGGATCGGGATCTGGTCGGTGCTGTGTTGCGCTTCCACCCTGTTCACGGTGCTGACCTACCTGGTGGACATGAAGCGCTTCAGCTACCCAGAGAGACCCATCATCTTCCTCTCCGGCTGCTACACCATGGTGGCCATAGCTTACATTGCTGGGTTCCTGCTGGAGGACAAGGTGGTCTGCAACGAGAGCTTCTCAGAGGATGGCTACAAGACGGTGGCACAGGGCACCAAGAAGGAGGGCTGCACCTTCCTCTTCATGATGCTCTACTTCTTCAGCATGGCCAGCTCCATCTGGTGGGTTATCCTCTCTCTCACTTGGTTCCTGGCAGCTGGCATGAAATGGGGACACGAAGCCATAGAAGCCAACTCTCAGTACTTCCACTTGGCCGCTTGGGCAGTGCCAGCTATCAAAACCATCACCATCCTGGCTGTTGGGCAAGTGGATGGAGATATCCTGAGTGGGGTTTGCTTCGTGGGGATCAATAACGTGGATGCCCTTCGTGGatttgtgttggccccacttTTTGTTTACCTGTTCATTGGCACTTCTTTCCTCCTGGCTGGCTTTGTGTCTCTCTTCAGGATAAGAACCATTATGAAACATGATGGCACCAAGACAGAGAAGCTGGAGAAGCTGATGGTGAGGATAGGGATCTTCAGCGTCCTCTACACTGTCCCCGCCACCATTGTCATCGCTTGTTATTTTTATGAACAAGCGTTTAGGGAACAGTGGGAGAAAAGTTGGGTGAGCCAAAGCTGCAAGACCTATGCCATCCCCTGCCCCAGTACCCACCACCCCCCTATGACTCCGGATTTTACTGTCTTCATGATCAAATATCTCATGACCTTAATTGTAGGAATAACCTCTGGCTTCTGGATCTGGTCTGGCAAAACTCTCAATTCTTGGAGAAAGTTTTACACCAGACTCACCAACAGTAAACAGGGGGAAACAACGGTGTGA